Proteins from a single region of Ziziphus jujuba cultivar Dongzao chromosome 1, ASM3175591v1:
- the LOC132800341 gene encoding uncharacterized protein LOC132800341 — MGMPHQLDVATTSAGVPHQPFCHANTGVTLETASGDNITMPVAQAPTNIPVIQMSPPANHAEKPEKFNGAHFKRWQQKMLFYLTTLNLARFLTEDAPPNNKESDKEILMAVDAWKHFNYLCRNYILNGLSDALYGVYCGTKSAKELWKILDRKYKIENGSFGKFVVGRFLDYMMVDSKPLMSQIHELQVLIQELLTEGMIINETFQVAAMIEKLPPNWRDFKNYLKHKRKEMNMEVLVEKLHIEYENRRSDKGSLKAEVKAKVVEYGQNSKNKKKIGRYSKLGPKGGISKNVKFQGKCFNCDKMGHKATKCRLPKREKNKEAQMMEHITREWWIDTGTTRHIYLTRICSLL; from the exons ATGGGAATGCCACATCAGCTCGATGTTGCTACCACGTCAGCAGGTGTGCCACATCAGCCATTCTGCCACGCCAACACGGGTGTCACGTTAG AAACAGCAAGTGGAGATAATATAACTATGCCCGTTGCACAAGCACCAACTAATATTCCTGTGATTCAAATGTCTCCTCCTGCAAATCATGCAGAGAAACCAGAAAAATTCAATGGAGCACATTTTAAGAGGTGGCAACAGAAAATGTTGTTCTACTTGACGACACTAAATCTTGCAAGATTCTTGACAGAAGATGCACCACCAAATAATAAAGAGAGTGATAAAGAGATACTCATGGCAGTGGATGCATGGAAgcatttcaattatttatgtcGGAATTACATCCTGAATGGCCTGTCTGATGCTTTGTATGGAGTGTACTGTGGCACGAAGTCAGCAAAGGAGCTATGGAAAATTTTGGACcgcaaatataaaattgaaaatgggaGTTTCGGAAAGTTTGTTGTAGGCCGATTtttggactacatgatggtggattCAAAGCCATTAATGAGTCAAatacatgagttgcaagtgctcaTTCAAGAACTTCTTACTGAAGGGATGATAATTAATGAAACCTTTCAAGTAGCTGCCATGATTGAGAAGTTACCTCCTAATTGGAGAGATTTCAAGAATTATCTCAagcacaaaagaaaagaaatgaatatGGAAGTTCTTGTTGAAAAGCTTCATATCGAATATGAGAATAGGAGATCTGATAAGGGATCTTTGAAGGCCGAGGTGAAGGCCAAAGTTGTGGAGTATGGTCAAAactccaagaacaagaagaaaattggAAGATATTCCAAATTGGGGCCTAAGGGAGGGATCTCCAAAAATGTCAAGTTTCAAGGCAAGTGCTTtaattgtgacaagatgggtcacaaaGCTACGAAATGTAGATTGCCTAAAAGAGAGAAGAACAAAGAGGCACagatgatggagcacatcacTAGAGAATGGTGGATTGATACTGGTACGACCCGCCACATATATCTGACAAGAATTTGTTCACTTCTTTGA